One stretch of Ornithinimicrobium ciconiae DNA includes these proteins:
- a CDS encoding GNAT family N-acetyltransferase yields the protein MDRHRETQGVTLRFRRAGREDVAAAQDAYRQIIEHLAATVDYPHWHSENRPTAAEVEQWAEAGELHLAVTPGADPGTERVAGVVVLNHDAPAAYQDASWTIEASAQQVLVIHVLGVSPLFLRQGVAGFLVSGALELAREQGCRAVRLDTYVDNLPARRLYAGHGFRDLGVHTLHYEGTDLSQFHLFERVL from the coding sequence GTGGACAGGCACCGTGAGACCCAGGGCGTGACCCTGCGCTTCCGACGAGCGGGACGTGAGGACGTCGCAGCAGCCCAGGACGCCTACCGTCAGATCATCGAGCACCTCGCGGCGACGGTGGACTACCCCCACTGGCACTCCGAGAACCGTCCCACCGCCGCCGAGGTCGAGCAGTGGGCCGAGGCCGGCGAGCTGCACCTCGCCGTCACCCCCGGTGCAGACCCGGGCACCGAGCGGGTCGCCGGCGTGGTGGTCCTCAACCACGACGCCCCCGCCGCCTACCAGGACGCCTCCTGGACGATCGAGGCCTCTGCGCAGCAGGTGCTGGTGATCCACGTCCTGGGCGTCAGTCCGCTCTTCCTGCGTCAAGGAGTTGCCGGGTTCCTGGTGAGCGGTGCACTCGAACTGGCTCGGGAGCAAGGGTGTCGAGCCGTCCGGCTGGACACCTATGTCGACAACCTCCCCGCGCGCCGCCTGTATGCCGGCCACGGGTTCCGGGACCTGGGCGTGCACACGCTGCACTACGAGGGCACCGACCTGAGCCAGTTCCATCTCTTCGAGCGCGTGCTCTGA
- a CDS encoding DUF2786 domain-containing protein, giving the protein MSATTAGAHRTGDLGARLGQLIEQVWDRGWEPADLHRVAVRGGEPVVTSLLGDLVAANLAGYSPVTVDARWHAQLTEIGAAVWWRPDEDPVAARAARVKDGWGAVASAVATLEMTLQVLPPIERLSARPGRATPSAAPGADVDERLLTKVRMMLAKAEATTFPAEAETFTAAAQKLMTRHSIDRAMLDQDVGRGDGPAATRLGVDRPYESARFQLIATIALANRCKAVWQKGLGFSTVVGFPTDLRAVELLFTSLMVQATLAMTAQGSRQNWTGQSRTRSFRNSFLTAFAVRIGERLQTAAQEAQDESEEETGHTGHLDVGVTGDGDARTRQAQSDRTALVRALAESDQAVDEAVAERFPRLQKSRTRASFDQEGWMSGTSAADRADLGAPGRIGRPGD; this is encoded by the coding sequence ATGTCGGCAACGACCGCCGGGGCGCACCGCACCGGAGACCTGGGGGCCAGGTTGGGGCAGTTGATCGAGCAGGTGTGGGACCGGGGCTGGGAGCCTGCGGACCTGCACCGCGTCGCCGTCCGGGGTGGCGAGCCGGTGGTGACGAGCCTGCTGGGTGACCTGGTGGCGGCCAACCTGGCTGGCTATTCACCCGTGACGGTGGACGCCCGGTGGCACGCCCAGCTGACGGAGATCGGCGCGGCCGTCTGGTGGCGTCCGGACGAGGACCCGGTGGCCGCCCGCGCGGCGCGCGTCAAGGACGGCTGGGGCGCGGTCGCCAGCGCTGTGGCCACCCTGGAGATGACCCTCCAGGTGCTCCCGCCCATCGAGCGGCTCAGCGCGCGACCGGGCCGCGCCACCCCTTCCGCGGCGCCCGGGGCAGACGTCGACGAACGCCTCCTGACCAAGGTCCGGATGATGCTGGCCAAGGCGGAGGCCACGACCTTTCCGGCCGAGGCCGAGACATTCACCGCGGCGGCTCAGAAACTGATGACCCGGCACAGCATCGACCGGGCCATGCTCGACCAGGACGTCGGCCGCGGCGACGGTCCTGCGGCGACCCGCCTCGGCGTGGACCGACCCTATGAGTCGGCCCGCTTCCAGCTCATCGCCACCATCGCGCTCGCCAACCGCTGCAAGGCCGTCTGGCAGAAGGGCCTGGGCTTCAGCACGGTGGTGGGCTTCCCGACCGACCTGCGGGCCGTGGAGCTGCTGTTCACCTCGCTCATGGTCCAGGCGACCTTGGCCATGACCGCCCAGGGGTCCCGGCAGAACTGGACCGGGCAGAGCCGCACCCGCTCGTTCCGCAACAGCTTCCTGACCGCCTTCGCCGTGCGGATCGGCGAGCGGCTGCAGACAGCTGCCCAGGAAGCGCAGGACGAGAGCGAGGAGGAGACCGGCCACACCGGGCACCTGGACGTCGGAGTCACGGGGGACGGGGACGCCCGCACCCGGCAGGCGCAGAGCGACCGCACGGCGCTCGTGCGGGCGCTGGCCGAGAGCGACCAGGCGGTGGACGAGGCCGTCGCCGAGCGCTTCCCCCGTCTGCAGAAGTCCCGCACCAGGGCCTCCTTCGATCAGGAGGGCTGGATGTCCGGCACGTCCGCGGCCGACCGCGCCGACCTGGGTGCGCCGGGGCGGATCGGGCGGCCCGGAGACTAG
- a CDS encoding TetR/AcrR family transcriptional regulator: MAGEKTDSGVPRVVAIAWGAHAVPQRGPSRGLSHEKIVRRAIEIADEHGLGAVTMQRVAESLGFTTMSLYRYVANKEELLLLMCGADWLLPARQESGEDWRENLRHWVAELQSMYRQHPWLLEIQRGPVAVLLPGPMEVVDRGMEAVRALELSEQEIISLVLVVSSYVSSFSGLEHDLADQEDLEFGPEAMAELGEVITAARLPYAAPFFLAGNYAGGPVLEEESGVDTEYEFGLELLIEGLAARQAARSGN, encoded by the coding sequence ATGGCTGGTGAGAAGACGGATAGTGGTGTGCCACGAGTGGTGGCCATCGCGTGGGGCGCGCACGCGGTGCCGCAGCGGGGACCGAGCCGGGGGCTGAGTCACGAGAAGATCGTGCGACGGGCCATCGAGATCGCCGACGAGCATGGGTTGGGCGCGGTGACCATGCAGCGCGTGGCCGAGTCCCTGGGTTTCACCACGATGTCGCTCTATCGGTATGTCGCGAACAAGGAGGAGCTGCTCCTGCTCATGTGCGGCGCTGACTGGCTCCTGCCGGCGCGCCAGGAGAGCGGGGAGGACTGGCGGGAGAATCTGCGCCACTGGGTCGCGGAGCTGCAGAGCATGTATCGCCAGCACCCCTGGCTGCTCGAGATCCAACGAGGGCCGGTGGCGGTGCTCCTCCCCGGCCCCATGGAGGTCGTTGACCGTGGGATGGAGGCGGTGCGTGCGCTGGAGCTGAGTGAGCAGGAGATCATCAGTCTCGTCCTGGTCGTCAGTTCCTATGTCAGCAGCTTCTCAGGCCTGGAGCACGACCTCGCCGACCAGGAGGACCTGGAGTTCGGCCCAGAGGCGATGGCAGAGCTCGGTGAGGTGATCACGGCAGCGCGGCTGCCCTATGCAGCTCCCTTCTTTCTCGCCGGCAACTACGCCGGTGGACCGGTGCTCGAGGAAGAGTCGGGCGTGGACACGGAGTATGAGTTCGGGTTGGAGCTGCTGATCGAAGGGCTCGCGGCCCGGCAGGCAGCCCGCAGCGGGAACTAG
- a CDS encoding ATP-binding cassette domain-containing protein: MIEASGVRKSYGTTEVLRGLDLSLGPGVHALLGPNGAGKTTLVNILTTLVPHDEGRVTVLGMDTRTDARQIRHRISVTGQFAAVDEVLTGRENLVMMARLLGLGRRDARRRTDELLARFDLEQAADRAVRTYSGGMRRRLDLAVSLIWPPEVLFLDEPTTGLDTRSRLALWEQIRTLASEGTNVFLTTQYLEEADQLADQIAVLDQVRIVALGSAAHLKGLVGSEWVRALDGTGTVVREVPTDGTAADLARVSGDLAAADPTLRLELHRPTLDDAFLQLTGQPATRATGEGEDTTQTDQILETTR, from the coding sequence GTGATCGAGGCGTCCGGCGTCCGCAAGTCCTATGGGACGACGGAGGTGCTGCGCGGACTTGACCTCTCGCTCGGACCAGGGGTCCACGCACTTCTCGGACCCAACGGCGCTGGCAAGACCACGCTCGTCAACATCCTGACCACGCTGGTCCCCCATGACGAGGGACGCGTCACGGTGCTGGGGATGGACACCCGGACCGACGCCCGGCAGATCCGGCACCGGATCAGCGTCACCGGACAGTTCGCCGCGGTCGACGAGGTCCTCACCGGTCGGGAGAACCTGGTGATGATGGCCCGCCTCCTGGGCCTGGGACGCCGGGACGCGCGGCGCCGCACGGACGAGCTGCTCGCCCGGTTCGACCTCGAGCAGGCCGCGGACCGTGCCGTCCGCACCTACTCCGGAGGCATGCGCCGCCGGCTCGACCTGGCCGTCAGCCTGATCTGGCCGCCCGAGGTGCTCTTCCTCGACGAGCCGACGACCGGCCTGGACACCCGCAGCCGCCTCGCCCTGTGGGAGCAGATCCGCACGCTCGCATCGGAGGGCACCAACGTCTTCCTCACCACGCAGTACCTCGAGGAGGCCGACCAGCTGGCCGACCAGATCGCCGTGCTGGACCAGGTGCGGATCGTGGCCCTGGGCAGCGCCGCGCACCTCAAGGGCCTGGTCGGCAGCGAGTGGGTCCGAGCGCTGGACGGCACCGGCACCGTGGTGCGCGAGGTGCCCACGGACGGCACCGCGGCCGACCTGGCACGGGTCAGCGGCGATCTCGCCGCGGCCGACCCGACCCTGCGCCTGGAGCTGCACCGCCCCACCCTGGACGACGCCTTCCTGCAGCTCACCGGTCAGCCGGCCACCAGGGCCACCGGCGAGGGCGAGGACACGACGCAGACCGACCAGATCCTGGAGACCACCCGATGA
- a CDS encoding ABC transporter permease yields MTTQTLPARPAPSATRPPSPGSGILSASAVFVGRATRHSLRDVEALLMAVVLPVMLMLMFTYVFGGAIATGGDYLDYVVPGIVLTCAGFGAASTAVGVSQDMTTGTINRLRTMPVPSATVLVGHVAASLARNLFATGVVLLVAVLIGFRPEAGPLHWVGAVALLSLYILTITAVFAMLGLVAHSPEAANGYGFVLLFLPYVSSAFVPVATMPGWLQGFAAHQPITPVIEATRALFAGASPGTDALVAIAWCVGIIAVSAVLTAYLFPRRVAR; encoded by the coding sequence ATGACCACGCAGACCCTGCCCGCCCGACCCGCGCCCAGCGCAACACGCCCGCCCAGCCCGGGCTCCGGCATACTCTCCGCCTCCGCCGTCTTCGTCGGACGCGCCACCCGGCACAGCCTGCGCGACGTGGAGGCGCTCCTGATGGCGGTCGTGCTTCCGGTGATGCTCATGCTGATGTTCACCTACGTCTTCGGCGGCGCGATCGCGACCGGCGGGGACTACCTGGACTACGTCGTGCCCGGCATCGTGCTGACCTGCGCCGGTTTCGGGGCCGCCTCGACCGCCGTCGGCGTCAGCCAGGACATGACGACCGGCACGATCAACCGCCTCCGCACCATGCCCGTGCCCAGCGCCACGGTGCTCGTCGGGCACGTGGCCGCGAGCCTGGCGCGCAACCTGTTCGCCACCGGGGTCGTGCTGCTCGTCGCGGTCCTGATCGGTTTCCGACCCGAGGCCGGGCCCCTGCACTGGGTCGGCGCCGTCGCCCTGCTCTCGCTGTACATCCTGACGATCACCGCGGTCTTCGCGATGCTCGGGCTGGTCGCCCACTCCCCCGAGGCGGCCAACGGCTACGGCTTCGTGCTGCTCTTCCTGCCCTACGTCTCCAGCGCGTTCGTACCCGTCGCGACGATGCCGGGCTGGCTGCAGGGATTCGCGGCGCACCAGCCAATCACCCCGGTCATCGAGGCGACGCGAGCGCTCTTCGCCGGAGCCTCCCCCGGCACGGACGCGCTGGTCGCCATCGCCTGGTGCGTCGGGATCATCGCGGTGTCCGCGGTGCTGACGGCCTACCTGTTCCCCCGGCGCGTCGCCCGCTAA
- a CDS encoding glycoside hydrolase family 13 protein, giving the protein MGHPQWCPVTSPAPHPLHPAESHDAPWWRHAVIYQIYPRSWADANGDGIGDLPGITARLPYLADLGVDAIWLSPFYASPMNDAGYDVSDYRDIDPMFGTLDDADTLIAAAHDLGLRVIVDLVPNHTSSEHEWFQAALAAAPGSPERARYMFAEGKGSDGSEPPNNWLSVFGGPAWTRVIEADGTPGQWYLHIFDTSQPDLNWENPEVSEMFLDVLRFWLDRGVDGFRVDVAHGLIKAEGLPDWFERTGMLGSHEESADKESASDGDEQSARAPMWDQDGVHDVYRQWRALLDSYNPEGDPARDRILCAEAWVEPVERAAAYVRPDEMHQAFNFAFLEAPWRAADLREIITSSIDAADLVGAPSTWVLSNHDVVRHASRLGLPVGAPRPNGIGTGDAQPNAVLGSRRARAATALMLALPGSAYVYQGEELGLPDHTALPDHLRQDPTWEHTEHRERGRDGCRVPMPWEAGASTYGFGPGEQTWLPQPEIYGALAVDRQVGVDGSSLELYRTLLTIRRDLDLGVGELDWDESLGADVVAFRITDQDGAGVHVITNLGAEPVTLPEGAEVLVASSRLADPTVPTDTTVWLRIS; this is encoded by the coding sequence ATGGGTCACCCACAATGGTGTCCCGTGACCTCCCCCGCACCGCACCCTTTGCACCCTGCCGAGTCCCACGACGCCCCCTGGTGGCGTCACGCCGTGATCTACCAGATCTACCCGCGCTCCTGGGCGGACGCCAACGGGGACGGCATCGGCGACCTGCCTGGCATCACCGCCCGGCTGCCCTACCTGGCAGACCTGGGCGTGGACGCCATCTGGCTGTCGCCGTTCTACGCCTCCCCGATGAATGACGCGGGCTACGACGTGTCCGACTACCGCGACATCGACCCAATGTTCGGCACCCTCGACGACGCCGACACCCTCATCGCCGCAGCCCACGACCTGGGCCTGCGGGTGATCGTGGACCTGGTGCCCAACCACACCTCCAGCGAGCACGAGTGGTTCCAGGCCGCGCTGGCCGCTGCGCCGGGCTCCCCCGAGCGGGCGCGCTACATGTTTGCCGAGGGCAAGGGCAGCGACGGCTCCGAGCCGCCCAACAACTGGCTGTCCGTCTTCGGCGGCCCCGCCTGGACCCGGGTCATCGAGGCCGACGGAACCCCGGGCCAGTGGTATCTCCACATCTTCGACACCTCCCAGCCGGACCTGAACTGGGAGAACCCCGAGGTCAGCGAGATGTTCCTGGACGTGCTGCGGTTCTGGCTGGACCGTGGTGTCGACGGCTTCCGCGTCGACGTCGCCCACGGGCTGATCAAGGCCGAGGGGCTGCCGGACTGGTTCGAGCGCACCGGCATGCTCGGCAGCCATGAGGAGTCGGCCGACAAAGAGTCAGCTAGCGACGGAGACGAGCAGTCTGCCCGCGCCCCGATGTGGGACCAGGACGGGGTCCACGACGTCTACCGCCAGTGGCGCGCCCTGCTGGACAGCTACAACCCCGAGGGCGACCCGGCCAGGGACCGCATCCTGTGTGCCGAGGCGTGGGTCGAGCCGGTCGAGCGCGCCGCCGCCTACGTGCGCCCCGACGAGATGCACCAGGCCTTCAACTTCGCCTTCCTGGAGGCGCCCTGGCGCGCCGCCGACCTGCGCGAGATCATCACCAGCTCCATCGACGCCGCCGACCTCGTGGGGGCCCCGAGCACCTGGGTGCTCTCCAACCACGACGTGGTGCGGCACGCCAGCCGGCTGGGCCTGCCGGTCGGTGCGCCCCGCCCCAACGGCATCGGCACCGGTGACGCCCAGCCCAATGCCGTCCTCGGCTCGCGGCGTGCCCGTGCCGCCACGGCCCTGATGCTGGCCCTGCCCGGCTCGGCCTACGTCTACCAGGGCGAGGAGCTCGGTCTGCCCGACCACACCGCTCTGCCGGATCACCTGCGCCAGGACCCGACCTGGGAGCACACCGAGCACCGCGAGCGCGGCCGGGACGGGTGCCGGGTGCCGATGCCCTGGGAGGCCGGCGCCAGCACCTACGGCTTCGGCCCGGGCGAGCAGACGTGGCTGCCGCAACCGGAGATCTACGGGGCTCTCGCGGTCGACCGGCAGGTCGGCGTGGACGGGTCCTCCCTCGAGCTCTACCGGACCCTGCTGACCATCCGCCGCGACCTCGACCTGGGTGTCGGCGAGCTGGACTGGGACGAGAGCCTGGGCGCAGACGTCGTGGCCTTCCGGATCACCGACCAGGACGGTGCCGGGGTGCACGTGATCACCAACCTCGGCGCCGAGCCGGTGACCCTCCCCGAGGGCGCAGAGGTCCTGGTGGCCAGCTCGCGCCTGGCCGACCCGACGGTCCCCACCGACACCACGGTCTGGCTGCGCATCAGCTGA
- a CDS encoding hemolysin family protein, which produces MDSQTLVNLGLVLVFVLIGGVFAGTEMAIVTLRDSQVRKIEASGARGERIGELVRNPNQFLSAVQIGVTVAGFFSSAYGGSTIAPDLVPILLGWGVPDGIADTVALIVMTLLIAYLSLVFGELVPKRLAMQRSATFTRLLAPPLGVFAKIVRPVIWLLSVSTNFVVRLLGGDPHAKSEEMSTEEVREIIEGHQGLRPYSRAILTDVFRAHERNLDRVMRPRPDVQFLEGDATVAEVRSAVVDSAHSRFPVTGRSVDDILGFVHIRDILGIPMEEWSTRIADLTRPIVPLPGSIHVLPAMSRLRDEKQQIALVVDEYGGTDGIVTMEDLIEEVVGEIYDEYDAGTDPEDATLRRGESLDVDGSLNIEEFEDLTGVESSSENYDTVGGLVLERLGRLAETGDTVEHEGLRIEVLALDGMRIERVRVTSIGPGKPAE; this is translated from the coding sequence GTGGACTCGCAAACTTTGGTCAACCTCGGGCTCGTCCTGGTCTTCGTCCTGATCGGTGGGGTCTTCGCCGGCACGGAGATGGCGATCGTCACCCTGCGGGACAGCCAGGTGCGCAAGATTGAGGCGAGCGGCGCGCGGGGTGAGCGTATCGGGGAGCTGGTGCGCAACCCCAACCAGTTCCTTTCTGCCGTGCAGATCGGGGTGACGGTCGCGGGCTTCTTCTCCTCGGCATACGGCGGCTCGACGATCGCCCCCGACCTGGTGCCGATCCTGCTCGGGTGGGGAGTGCCCGACGGCATCGCCGACACCGTGGCGCTGATCGTGATGACTCTGCTCATCGCCTATCTGAGCCTGGTCTTCGGCGAACTGGTGCCCAAGCGGCTCGCGATGCAGCGCTCTGCCACCTTCACCAGGCTCCTGGCTCCGCCGCTGGGGGTGTTCGCCAAGATCGTGCGCCCGGTGATCTGGCTGCTGTCGGTGTCCACCAACTTCGTGGTCCGGCTCCTCGGTGGCGACCCGCACGCCAAGAGCGAGGAGATGAGCACCGAGGAGGTCCGCGAGATTATCGAGGGCCACCAGGGGCTGCGGCCCTACAGTCGGGCGATCCTCACGGATGTCTTCCGGGCCCACGAGCGCAACCTGGACCGGGTGATGCGCCCGCGCCCTGACGTGCAGTTCCTCGAGGGGGACGCCACGGTCGCCGAGGTGCGCTCGGCGGTGGTCGACTCCGCCCACTCCCGCTTCCCGGTCACCGGCCGCTCGGTCGACGACATCCTGGGCTTCGTGCACATCCGCGACATCCTGGGCATCCCGATGGAGGAGTGGTCCACCCGGATCGCCGATCTGACCCGCCCGATCGTGCCGCTGCCGGGCAGCATCCACGTGCTGCCCGCGATGAGTCGGCTGCGGGACGAGAAGCAGCAGATCGCGCTGGTGGTCGACGAGTACGGCGGCACCGACGGGATCGTCACCATGGAGGACCTCATCGAGGAGGTGGTCGGGGAGATCTACGACGAGTATGACGCCGGGACCGACCCCGAGGACGCCACCCTGCGACGCGGGGAGTCCCTCGATGTCGACGGCTCCCTCAATATCGAGGAGTTCGAGGACCTCACCGGCGTCGAGTCCAGCAGCGAGAACTATGACACCGTCGGCGGGCTCGTCCTGGAGCGCCTCGGGCGGCTCGCCGAGACCGGCGACACCGTCGAGCACGAGGGCCTGCGTATCGAGGTGCTCGCCCTCGACGGCATGCGCATCGAGCGGGTGCGGGTCACCTCGATCGGACCGGGCAAGCCGGCCGAGTGA
- a CDS encoding ArsR/SmtB family transcription factor produces MMGENAPEAHDGDRDPGPVAAGAGADLPATASRYEGRVATDAEAKALASSLRLRILRLTLDEALTNKEIAEALERNPASVLHHVRTLLEVGFLRAEPVRRGPRGAREIPYRATGKAWHLEAPQALAGSTIEAFLSEIASVPPEQRDLARLRINGSDLTEFKERLWALVNEFHERPRNPEAPHSIFIAMHPDTSTPRRNP; encoded by the coding sequence ATGATGGGCGAGAACGCACCGGAGGCTCACGACGGTGACCGCGACCCCGGTCCTGTCGCGGCCGGGGCTGGTGCTGACCTGCCCGCCACGGCATCACGCTACGAGGGGCGCGTCGCCACCGACGCCGAGGCCAAGGCCCTGGCCTCCAGCCTGCGCCTGCGCATCCTGCGGCTGACACTCGACGAGGCGCTGACCAACAAGGAGATCGCGGAGGCACTGGAGCGTAACCCCGCCTCAGTCCTCCATCACGTGCGCACCCTCCTTGAGGTCGGATTCCTGCGCGCCGAACCGGTGCGCCGCGGCCCGCGTGGAGCACGTGAGATCCCCTATCGCGCCACCGGCAAGGCCTGGCATCTCGAGGCCCCCCAGGCATTGGCCGGCTCCACGATCGAGGCCTTTCTCTCCGAGATTGCCAGCGTGCCCCCGGAGCAGCGCGACCTCGCCAGGCTGCGCATCAACGGCTCGGACCTCACGGAGTTCAAGGAGCGCCTGTGGGCCCTGGTCAACGAGTTCCACGAGCGGCCACGCAACCCGGAGGCACCGCACTCGATCTTCATCGCGATGCACCCGGACACGTCGACCCCGCGTCGGAATCCCTAG
- a CDS encoding acyl-CoA thioesterase — protein MAQPAISIPPSAATVEVTSRWSDMDAYGHVNNVQYLRYLEEARVHAFNAWFGQERSMLEDGVLVVRHEIDYLAPMTFNYQPALVSTWCSRVSGASFDIAYVVGQRGTDVTFALAETTLVTYDLTAGRPRRMAPHEKAAMESVMGEPLALRSHKERRRGR, from the coding sequence ATGGCTCAACCCGCGATCTCCATCCCGCCCTCTGCCGCCACCGTCGAGGTGACCAGCCGATGGTCCGACATGGATGCCTATGGTCATGTGAACAACGTGCAGTATCTGCGCTATCTGGAGGAAGCCCGAGTCCACGCCTTCAACGCCTGGTTCGGGCAGGAGCGCTCGATGCTGGAGGACGGCGTGCTCGTCGTCCGGCACGAGATCGACTATCTGGCACCGATGACCTTTAACTATCAGCCCGCGCTGGTCAGCACCTGGTGCTCGCGGGTCAGCGGCGCCAGTTTTGACATCGCGTATGTCGTGGGGCAGCGCGGCACGGACGTCACCTTCGCGCTGGCCGAGACAACCTTGGTCACCTATGACCTCACGGCGGGCCGACCTCGACGCATGGCCCCGCACGAGAAGGCGGCGATGGAGTCGGTCATGGGCGAGCCCCTGGCGCTGCGCAGCCACAAGGAGCGTCGTCGTGGCCGCTGA
- a CDS encoding acyl-CoA thioesterase — MSPTPEDQLANLLDVLDLSFEGRTTVRVASTEGVVEDLRDSEGEVYVGRSQVMPHGRVFGGQVLAQCVVAAGRTVDLDDGDGPRHIHSLHGYFLRPGDDKEPIRFLVDRMRDGGSFSARRVHAVQDGRILMSMITSFQELAPGLDHQIPMPQVPAPDELPPDAEILRQIDHPLAQHAAARAVELRHVDPQLLPGSAIDPVERQSVWMRLPGEVPDNPHVHAAVLAYASDYSLLEPVLRRHGLAWGDPRLRVASLDHGMWFHRPARVDEWVLYTQEAPSAQGGRGLGIGHMFAEDGTLLATVGQEGMVRVKES, encoded by the coding sequence GTGAGCCCGACGCCGGAAGACCAGCTAGCCAATCTCCTCGATGTCCTCGACCTGAGCTTCGAGGGCAGGACCACGGTGCGCGTCGCCTCGACCGAGGGCGTCGTGGAGGACCTGCGCGACAGCGAGGGTGAGGTGTATGTCGGGCGCAGCCAGGTGATGCCGCACGGACGTGTTTTTGGCGGTCAGGTGCTGGCCCAGTGCGTCGTCGCGGCCGGCCGCACCGTCGACCTGGACGACGGGGACGGTCCGCGCCACATCCACTCGCTGCACGGCTACTTCCTGCGCCCCGGCGACGACAAGGAGCCGATCCGCTTCCTGGTGGACCGGATGCGCGACGGCGGGTCGTTCTCGGCGCGGCGGGTCCATGCCGTGCAGGACGGACGGATCCTGATGTCGATGATCACCTCCTTCCAGGAGCTCGCGCCCGGACTGGACCACCAGATCCCCATGCCGCAGGTGCCCGCCCCGGACGAGCTGCCACCGGACGCGGAGATCCTGCGCCAGATCGACCACCCGCTGGCTCAGCACGCCGCGGCCCGGGCGGTGGAGCTGCGCCACGTCGACCCGCAGCTCCTGCCCGGCAGCGCGATCGACCCCGTGGAGCGCCAGTCGGTGTGGATGCGGCTGCCCGGCGAGGTGCCGGACAACCCGCACGTGCACGCCGCGGTGCTGGCCTACGCCTCTGACTACAGCCTGCTCGAGCCGGTGCTGCGACGCCACGGGCTCGCCTGGGGCGACCCTCGCCTGCGCGTGGCGAGCCTGGACCACGGCATGTGGTTCCACCGCCCGGCGCGGGTCGATGAGTGGGTGCTCTACACCCAGGAGGCTCCCTCCGCGCAGGGCGGTCGCGGCCTCGGCATAGGGCACATGTTCGCCGAGGACGGCACGCTGCTCGCCACGGTCGGCCAGGAGGGCATGGTCCGGGTCAAGGAGTCCTGA